In one window of Juglans regia cultivar Chandler chromosome 3, Walnut 2.0, whole genome shotgun sequence DNA:
- the LOC109011543 gene encoding putative receptor-like protein kinase At4g00960 isoform X4: MCYSKRLLLLGILLVLLFVTPMAQHCYQTGNYTSNSTYRANLLGLLASMSNNTKIDYGFYNFTAGENADKVNAIALCRGDVTPDECRSCINSTSQQLLQSCPYQKEAIQWYDKCSVRYSNRSIFGIKEEMPMFAFYNTQNASDVEGFYNVLRPLLDRLRKSAAFGNSTRKFALGSEKAPDFQTIYALLECTPDLASIDCNNCLESLARYTSSCCNGRKVGGRFVAPSCDLRYEIYSFYDPAAESPPPSPPPPPTPIAQPVPPPPQQLLPPTKGKESNSSRTTIAIVVLSVVVSAVVIFCMSCFYHFYLRVKKPRQKLESVDEISSADSLQFDIGTIKVATDNFSDANVLGKGGFGIVYKGELPNGQEIAVKRLSKASQQGDPEFKNEVELVATLQHRNLVRLLGFCLEGKERLLVYEFVPNASLEKFIFDPNKSALMNWKMRNKIIEGIARGLLYLHEDSRLRIIHRDLKASNILLDADMNPKISDFGTARLFVPDQTQGNTSKIVGTFGYMPPEYVMHGQFSVKSDVFSFGVLVLEIVSGKKNNSNFQGENEAGGLLSYAWKNWREGTTSNLVDATLKTRSTTQIMRCIHIGLLCVQENVHARPTMATVVLMFNSHSVTLPVPSRPAFLMHSARSDVSSQSENVVGVTRLDRRRSRSIQASINEVSISELDGR, translated from the exons ATGTGTTATTCAAAACGACTTTTATTGCTCGGCATCCTTCTTGTCTTACTTTTTGTTACTCCCATGGCTCAGCACTGTTATCAAACTGGTAACTACACCAGCAACAGTACCTACAGGGCAAACCTCCTTGGCCTCCTAGCCTCCATGTCTAACAACACGAAGATCGATTATGGATTTTATAATTTCACCGCCGGAGAAAATGCCGACAAAGTGAACGCGATTGCACTTTGTAGAGGAGACGTTACGCCGGATGAGTGCCGTAGTTGTATCAATTCCACAAGTCAACAACTCTTACAGTCTTGTCCCTACCAGAAGGAGGCAATCCAATGGTACGATAAATGTTCTGTACGATACTCAAACAGATCTATATTTGGCATTAAGGAAGAGATGCCAATGTTTGCTTTTTATAACACACAAAACGCATCCGACGTAGAAGGGTTCTACAACGTGCTAAGACCCCTGCTAGATAGGCTAAGAAAAAGCGCCGCATTTGGAAATTCTACTCGCAAGTTCGCTCTGGGAAGCGAGAAAGCCCCAGACTTCCAAACAATCTATGCACTTTTGGAGTGTACTCCTGATTTGGCCTCGATTGACTGCAACAACTGCCTGGAGAGTTTGGCTAGATATACGTCATCTTGTTGTAATGGCCGAAAGGTAGGAGGAAGATTCGTAGCACCCAGTTGTGATTTAAGGTATGAGATATACAGTTTCTATGACCCTGCAGCTGAGTCACCACCTCCGTCGCCGCCGCCTCCGCCAACGCCTATAGCGCAGCCAGTTCCCCCCCCACCACAACAACTGCTTCCACCCACAAAAG GGAAGGAAAGTAACTCATCAAGAACTACAATTGCTATAGTGGTACTGTCGGTTGTTGTTTCTGCTGTAGTAATCTTCTGCATGTCATGTTTCTACCACTTCTATTTAAGAGTGAAGAAGCCAAGGCAGAAACTTGAAA GCGTGGATGAAATTAGTAGTGCTGATTCCTTGCAATTTGACATCGGGACAATTAAAGTTGCTACGGACAACTTTTCTGATGCAAACGTGCTTGGAAAAGGTGGATTTGGTATTGTATACAAG GGTGAGCTTCCAAATGGACAAGAAATAGCTGTGAAGAGGTTGTCCAAGGCTTCTCAACAAGGAGATCCAGAATTTAAGAATGAGGTCGAGTTAGTGGCAACGCTTCAACACAGGAATTTGGTAAGGCTCCTAGGATTCTGTttggaaggaaaggaaagacTTCTAGTCTATGAGTTTGTACCTAATGCAAGCCTTGAAAAGTTCATATTTG ATCCAAACAAGAGTGCACTAATGAATTGGAAAATGCGTAACAAAATTATAGAAGGCATAGCTCGAGGACTTCTTTACCTTCACGAAGATTCGCGACTTCGTATTATTCATCGTGATCTCAAGGCTAGCAACATTTTGTTAGATGCAGATATGAATCCAAAGATTTCAGATTTCGGCACGGCAAGATTGTTTGTACCAGATCAAACTCAAGGCAATACAAGCAAAATTGTGGGGACCTT CGGATACATGCCTCCAGAATATGTAATGCACGGACAATTTTCAGTAAAATCTGATGTGTTTAGTTTCGGCGTGTTAGTTTTGGAGATAGTAAGcggtaaaaaaaataactctaaTTTTCAGGGTGAGAATGAAGCTGGCGGCCTTCTAAGTTAT GCATGGAAAAATTGGAGGGAGGGGACAACCTCAAATCTTGTAGATGCCACATTAAAGACCAGGTCAACAACTCAAATAATGAGATGcatccacattggattattATGTGTTCAAGAAAATGTGCATGCCAGACCAACCATGGCTACAGTCGTCCTCATGTTTAATAGCCACTCTGTTACTCTACCAGTACCCTCGAGACCTGCATTTCTTATGCACAGCGCTAGATCAGATGTGTCGTCCCAATCGGAGAACGTTGTTGGGGTAACAAGACTAGATAGGAGACGAAGTAGATCTATCCAAGCCTCAATAAATGAAGTTTCAATATCTGAGCTAGATGGACGCTAA
- the LOC109011543 gene encoding putative receptor-like protein kinase At4g00960 isoform X1, producing MCYSKRLLLLGILLVLLFVTPMAQHCYQTGNYTSNSTYRANLLGLLASMSNNTKIDYGFYNFTAGENADKVNAIALCRGDVTPDECRSCINSTSQQLLQSCPYQKEAIQWYDKCSVRYSNRSIFGIKEEMPMFAFYNTQNASDVEGFYNVLRPLLDRLRKSAAFGNSTRKFALGSEKAPDFQTIYALLECTPDLASIDCNNCLESLARYTSSCCNGRKVGGRFVAPSCDLRYEIYSFYDPAAESPPPSPPPPPTPIAQPVPPPPQQLLPPTKGTYGKESNSSRTTIAIVVLSVVVSAVVIFCMSCFYHFYLRVKKPRQKLESVDEISSADSLQFDIGTIKVATDNFSDANVLGKGGFGIVYKGELPNGQEIAVKRLSKASQQGDPEFKNEVELVATLQHRNLVRLLGFCLEGKERLLVYEFVPNASLEKFIFDPNKSALMNWKMRNKIIEGIARGLLYLHEDSRLRIIHRDLKASNILLDADMNPKISDFGTARLFVPDQTQGNTSKIVGTFGYMPPEYVMHGQFSVKSDVFSFGVLVLEIVSGKKNNSNFQGENEAGGLLSYAWKNWREGTTSNLVDATLKTRSTTQIMRCIHIGLLCVQENVHARPTMATVVLMFNSHSVTLPVPSRPAFLMHSARSDVSSQSENVVGVTRLDRRRSRSIQASINEVSISELDGR from the exons ATGTGTTATTCAAAACGACTTTTATTGCTCGGCATCCTTCTTGTCTTACTTTTTGTTACTCCCATGGCTCAGCACTGTTATCAAACTGGTAACTACACCAGCAACAGTACCTACAGGGCAAACCTCCTTGGCCTCCTAGCCTCCATGTCTAACAACACGAAGATCGATTATGGATTTTATAATTTCACCGCCGGAGAAAATGCCGACAAAGTGAACGCGATTGCACTTTGTAGAGGAGACGTTACGCCGGATGAGTGCCGTAGTTGTATCAATTCCACAAGTCAACAACTCTTACAGTCTTGTCCCTACCAGAAGGAGGCAATCCAATGGTACGATAAATGTTCTGTACGATACTCAAACAGATCTATATTTGGCATTAAGGAAGAGATGCCAATGTTTGCTTTTTATAACACACAAAACGCATCCGACGTAGAAGGGTTCTACAACGTGCTAAGACCCCTGCTAGATAGGCTAAGAAAAAGCGCCGCATTTGGAAATTCTACTCGCAAGTTCGCTCTGGGAAGCGAGAAAGCCCCAGACTTCCAAACAATCTATGCACTTTTGGAGTGTACTCCTGATTTGGCCTCGATTGACTGCAACAACTGCCTGGAGAGTTTGGCTAGATATACGTCATCTTGTTGTAATGGCCGAAAGGTAGGAGGAAGATTCGTAGCACCCAGTTGTGATTTAAGGTATGAGATATACAGTTTCTATGACCCTGCAGCTGAGTCACCACCTCCGTCGCCGCCGCCTCCGCCAACGCCTATAGCGCAGCCAGTTCCCCCCCCACCACAACAACTGCTTCCACCCACAAAAGGTACGTATG GGAAGGAAAGTAACTCATCAAGAACTACAATTGCTATAGTGGTACTGTCGGTTGTTGTTTCTGCTGTAGTAATCTTCTGCATGTCATGTTTCTACCACTTCTATTTAAGAGTGAAGAAGCCAAGGCAGAAACTTGAAA GCGTGGATGAAATTAGTAGTGCTGATTCCTTGCAATTTGACATCGGGACAATTAAAGTTGCTACGGACAACTTTTCTGATGCAAACGTGCTTGGAAAAGGTGGATTTGGTATTGTATACAAG GGTGAGCTTCCAAATGGACAAGAAATAGCTGTGAAGAGGTTGTCCAAGGCTTCTCAACAAGGAGATCCAGAATTTAAGAATGAGGTCGAGTTAGTGGCAACGCTTCAACACAGGAATTTGGTAAGGCTCCTAGGATTCTGTttggaaggaaaggaaagacTTCTAGTCTATGAGTTTGTACCTAATGCAAGCCTTGAAAAGTTCATATTTG ATCCAAACAAGAGTGCACTAATGAATTGGAAAATGCGTAACAAAATTATAGAAGGCATAGCTCGAGGACTTCTTTACCTTCACGAAGATTCGCGACTTCGTATTATTCATCGTGATCTCAAGGCTAGCAACATTTTGTTAGATGCAGATATGAATCCAAAGATTTCAGATTTCGGCACGGCAAGATTGTTTGTACCAGATCAAACTCAAGGCAATACAAGCAAAATTGTGGGGACCTT CGGATACATGCCTCCAGAATATGTAATGCACGGACAATTTTCAGTAAAATCTGATGTGTTTAGTTTCGGCGTGTTAGTTTTGGAGATAGTAAGcggtaaaaaaaataactctaaTTTTCAGGGTGAGAATGAAGCTGGCGGCCTTCTAAGTTAT GCATGGAAAAATTGGAGGGAGGGGACAACCTCAAATCTTGTAGATGCCACATTAAAGACCAGGTCAACAACTCAAATAATGAGATGcatccacattggattattATGTGTTCAAGAAAATGTGCATGCCAGACCAACCATGGCTACAGTCGTCCTCATGTTTAATAGCCACTCTGTTACTCTACCAGTACCCTCGAGACCTGCATTTCTTATGCACAGCGCTAGATCAGATGTGTCGTCCCAATCGGAGAACGTTGTTGGGGTAACAAGACTAGATAGGAGACGAAGTAGATCTATCCAAGCCTCAATAAATGAAGTTTCAATATCTGAGCTAGATGGACGCTAA
- the LOC109003501 gene encoding cysteine-rich receptor-like protein kinase 10 isoform X2, which yields MYQPGGSFSEAMDEMGNVESLQFDFDVIRAATADFSDANKLGRGGFGPVYKGKLSNGQEIAVKRLSKNSGQGDLEFKNEVVLVAKLQHRNLVRLLGFCLEGNERLLVYEFVTNRSLDHHIFDPKKSANLDWESRYKIIKGIARGLLYLHEDSRLRIIHRDLKAANVLLDIEMNPKISDFGMARMCVLDQTEGNTNRIVGTYGYMAPEYAMLGQFSIKSDVFSFGVLMLEIVSGQKITSFREGENREYLLSYAWKNWREGTAANLIDLTLRSGPLSEMIRCIHIGLLCVQANVADRLDMATVVLMLNSNSIALPLPTQPASFMQNGFPLTTSMKLDTDCKPVSQYEVSITELDPR from the exons ATGTATCAACCCGGCGGTTCCTTTTCTGAAGCCATGGATGAAATGGGAAACGTGGAATCCCTTCAATTTGATTTCGACGTTATTAGAGCTGCCACAGCCGACTTTTCTGATGCAAATAAGCTTGGAAGAGGAGGATTTGGGCCCGTTTATAAG GGTAAGCTTTCGAATGGACAAGAGATAGCAGTAAAAAGACTATCGAAAAACTCTGGACAAGGAGATTTGGAATTTAAGAATGAGGTTGTATTAGTGGCCAAGCTCCAACACCGGAATTTAGTTAGGCTCCTTGGATTTTGCTTGGAAGGGAATGAACGTCTTCTTGTGTATGAGTTCGTGACAAACAGAAGCCTTGATCACCATATATTTG ATCCCAAGAAGAGTGCAAATCTAGATTGGGAGAGtcgatataaaattataaaaggcATTGCTCGAGGGCTTTTATACCTTCATGAGGATTCTCGGCTTCGGATTATTCATCGTGATCTCAAAGCTGCTAACGTTCTATTAGATATAGAAATGAATCCTAAGATTTCAGATTTTGGCATGGCAAGGATGTGTGTACTGGATCAAACTGAAGGCAATACAAACAGAATTGTGGGGACCTA TGGATATATGGCACCAGAGTATGCAATGCTTGGACAATTCTCGATCAAGTCAGATGTCTTTAGTTTTGGTGTGTTGATGTTGGAGATTGTAAGTGGTCAAAAAATTACATCTTTCCGTGAAGGGGAGAATAGAGAGTACCTTCTAAGCTAT GCTTGGAAAAACTGGAGAGAGGGGACAGCTGCGAATCTCATAGATCTCACATTGAGGAGTGGTCCACTGAGCGAAATGATACGATGTATTCACATTGGATTGCTGTGTGTTCAAGCAAATGTTGCCGACAGACTAGACATGGCTACAGTTGTTCTCATGCTTAATAGCAATTCCATTGCTCTCCCTTTGCCCACACAACCAGCAAGTTTTATGCAAAATGGGTTTCCATTAACCACATCAATGAAACTGGACACTGATTGCAAGCCGGTGAGTCAGTACGAGGTTTCGATTACAGAGTTAGATCCTAGGTAG